The Candidatus Uhrbacteria bacterium genome has a segment encoding these proteins:
- a CDS encoding FHA domain-containing protein, with the protein MANEKKGFSFDDIEDAVLPSTVSSIAAASATDTLSESSEDEAGDESDDNNNGDDGDEDLRETGVHENEVDALLIDTGTPGGEIEDLNETEKFTLQVKAAFDKTVGLGEELLRDSTLSLRERAAAIEVVISDLDMQLDKDAIKADNELVIAGRATKASLQRTLEYTLQRLCLEAANATPSTLPERIQGVSDTDLERMALGLGELELKAVTEEGKKEALRLHAIVAADKARRTATGPTIAVSLTPPPPPPPVEERQPLIVPPASAAPVIETVWQSGPESVRPADEAVTHDAPLKTVAPAAVSPASPAPSEEPSVHVSISMEKEMNQHPQQQPPAETEVPPVLEPPAPSNSEPVEVRTRMRVGRALNNDWVIEQPHISAHHAVLTINEGSLQIEDLGSTHGTFVLDELANWVRITQGSPAVVKIGQRFRFANIEAVSSHDKSKRTNVHFVKPDGKISHSIGFFWAGEQQSELHRLEQARLNAEDAARQPKQTPLKTPDELDKKSPTQMQQAIAKSNSTGNGLSRALGVGVLILGALALLAVLFMWGSGGFNRHHTVATTETETSTESETETVSETETTAETETSTPTDTVTTETGYSRRPGRDVASCEHVTSFLLARADGEAYWDCSGITPDQYRDLYRIEDPMGARHVIANTCACQRCEPTVH; encoded by the coding sequence ATGGCCAACGAGAAGAAGGGTTTCAGCTTCGACGACATCGAGGATGCGGTGCTTCCGAGCACGGTATCCAGCATCGCCGCGGCCTCCGCGACGGACACGCTCAGCGAGTCCTCCGAGGACGAGGCGGGCGACGAGAGCGACGACAACAACAACGGCGACGACGGCGACGAGGATCTCCGGGAGACCGGGGTCCACGAGAACGAGGTCGACGCGCTGCTCATCGACACCGGCACGCCGGGCGGCGAGATCGAGGACCTGAACGAGACCGAGAAGTTCACGCTTCAGGTCAAGGCCGCCTTCGACAAGACGGTCGGCCTCGGCGAGGAGCTCCTGCGCGACAGCACGCTCTCACTGCGCGAGCGTGCCGCCGCCATCGAGGTCGTCATCAGCGATCTCGACATGCAGCTCGACAAGGACGCCATCAAGGCGGACAACGAGCTCGTGATCGCGGGCCGTGCCACCAAGGCATCTCTCCAGCGCACGCTCGAGTACACGCTCCAGCGCTTGTGCCTCGAGGCCGCCAACGCGACCCCGAGCACGCTGCCGGAACGGATCCAAGGCGTGAGCGACACCGATCTCGAGCGCATGGCGCTCGGTCTCGGCGAGCTCGAGCTCAAGGCCGTGACGGAGGAGGGCAAGAAAGAGGCCCTTCGACTGCACGCGATCGTCGCGGCAGACAAGGCGCGTCGCACGGCCACTGGTCCCACCATCGCGGTGAGCCTCACGCCGCCGCCTCCTCCGCCTCCGGTGGAAGAGCGGCAGCCGCTCATCGTCCCGCCCGCGTCCGCGGCTCCCGTGATCGAGACTGTCTGGCAGTCGGGTCCGGAATCCGTTCGTCCGGCCGATGAGGCCGTGACGCACGACGCTCCGCTCAAGACGGTGGCACCCGCCGCTGTCTCGCCCGCCTCGCCGGCCCCTTCCGAGGAGCCGTCCGTGCACGTCTCCATCAGTATGGAGAAGGAAATGAACCAGCACCCGCAGCAGCAGCCGCCGGCAGAGACCGAGGTCCCGCCGGTCTTGGAGCCTCCGGCTCCGTCCAACAGCGAGCCCGTGGAGGTCCGCACGCGCATGCGTGTGGGTCGAGCACTGAACAACGACTGGGTGATCGAACAGCCGCACATCAGCGCCCACCACGCCGTCCTCACGATCAATGAGGGCAGCCTCCAGATCGAGGATCTGGGCAGCACCCATGGCACGTTCGTGCTCGACGAGCTCGCCAACTGGGTGCGCATCACTCAGGGCAGCCCCGCGGTCGTCAAGATCGGGCAGCGCTTCCGCTTCGCCAACATCGAGGCGGTCTCGTCGCATGATAAGAGCAAGCGGACCAACGTCCACTTCGTGAAGCCGGACGGCAAGATCTCGCACTCGATCGGCTTCTTCTGGGCCGGCGAGCAGCAGAGCGAGTTGCACCGTCTCGAGCAGGCGCGGCTGAACGCCGAGGATGCCGCGAGGCAGCCCAAGCAGACACCGCTCAAGACGCCCGACGAGCTCGACAAGAAGAGCCCCACGCAGATGCAGCAGGCCATCGCCAAGAGTAACTCGACCGGCAACGGTCTGAGCAGGGCTCTCGGCGTCGGTGTGCTGATCCTCGGAGCCCTCGCGCTCCTCGCCGTGCTCTTCATGTGGGGCAGCGGCGGCTTCAACCGCCACCACACGGTCGCGACCACCGAGACGGAAACGTCCACGGAGTCGGAGACCGAGACGGTGAGCGAGACCGAGACGACGGCCGAGACGGAAACGTCCACGCCGACCGACACGGTCACCACCGAGACCGGCTACAGCCGCCGACCCGGTCGCGACGTCGCGAGCTGCGAGCACGTAACGAGCTTCCTGCTCGCGCGAGCCGATGGTGAGGCCTACTGGGACTGCTCGGGTATCACTCCCGACCAGTACCGAGATCTGTACAGGATCGAGGATCCCATGGGCGCGCGCCACGTCATCGCCAACACCTGCGCGTGTCAGCGATGTGAACCGACCGTGCACTGA
- a CDS encoding FecR domain-containing protein — protein sequence MNKSRILALSGGALAILLLVIGGTWFWSVGSVAAEKLPAIRVQVVKGNVEYKTGDVWSVVKDVQEIHAGDMVKTSADSEAEILWGDQGVTRLDQSTELEIADAPADGSGAASSVISLKLNAGRVWNRMLKLLDVDSAMEVRTSDVVATVRGTSYGIIKQPNCTEAAVTESVVGILANGGTDETLLTDDQWGSFGPNDCKKPVRNLTEADIWPAEQKVKDTKFDRDYMGELRKRLDARADSIPAAPSFVRSASERLHLALASGDAREDLAAAYAKRELAAAVANPSNIKVSLANIRGLLPAMGPKAGLLRGELHIATTLLSRARYAGLRENISDLALPQALTESSSLSELRLLRDAIVNGDETDTRYRELVRIDEGVDDVLEGVDLTDGRTRVVADLMSRLDAVDAALGEAGDDRLKNKSEAIRARLSVALGIPDITVPVEPEDKPEIRINEPTLRNPVIKPPTNQPTTQTGRVYQSLTLLASPSAPISGQPVTLKLFGIKSDGRADELTSKASFSLARSSDGSLQGNVLTPVFIGTITINASFSDTVGSRTVSANIVHSAAKLTGLQSIEIRFTGPTTVTCSASLPYKVFAIYGDKTSKDVSISSTVTVSDSKLLFPGDGKILTFCSGQQASGSVTARYTEQGVTKTSSATITVTPDASTPSAPGSRYPYRIY from the coding sequence ATGAACAAGTCTCGTATTCTCGCATTGTCCGGCGGTGCTCTCGCCATCCTGCTCCTCGTTATCGGAGGAACATGGTTTTGGTCCGTTGGTTCTGTCGCGGCAGAAAAATTGCCTGCCATTCGCGTGCAAGTCGTGAAGGGCAATGTGGAATATAAGACAGGCGATGTTTGGTCAGTTGTAAAAGACGTCCAAGAAATCCACGCCGGTGACATGGTAAAGACCAGCGCCGATTCCGAAGCGGAAATTCTTTGGGGTGATCAAGGTGTAACCCGTCTCGACCAAAGCACCGAGCTTGAAATCGCTGATGCGCCAGCCGACGGCTCGGGCGCTGCGAGCTCCGTGATCAGTCTCAAGCTCAATGCCGGCCGCGTCTGGAATCGCATGCTCAAATTGCTCGACGTCGATAGCGCCATGGAAGTTCGTACAAGCGATGTGGTTGCAACCGTACGCGGAACTTCTTACGGCATCATCAAGCAGCCGAACTGTACGGAAGCAGCGGTCACGGAATCCGTTGTCGGTATTCTTGCTAACGGCGGCACCGACGAAACCCTTCTCACGGATGATCAGTGGGGGAGCTTTGGTCCGAATGACTGCAAAAAGCCCGTCCGCAATCTAACGGAAGCCGACATCTGGCCGGCTGAGCAAAAAGTAAAAGACACAAAATTTGACCGCGACTACATGGGCGAGCTGCGCAAGCGCCTTGATGCGCGTGCTGATTCCATCCCTGCAGCCCCGTCTTTTGTACGCAGCGCTTCCGAGCGCTTGCATCTCGCTCTCGCTTCCGGTGATGCGCGTGAAGATCTCGCAGCCGCCTACGCTAAGCGTGAGCTTGCGGCAGCTGTAGCAAATCCATCCAATATCAAGGTTTCGCTCGCAAATATCCGCGGCCTTTTGCCAGCCATGGGTCCTAAGGCCGGCTTGCTGCGCGGCGAGCTCCATATCGCAACGACGCTCTTGTCTCGTGCGCGTTACGCAGGTCTCCGTGAAAATATCAGTGATCTAGCTTTGCCGCAGGCTCTCACGGAAAGCTCCTCGCTCAGTGAGTTGCGCTTGCTTCGCGATGCCATCGTGAATGGCGATGAAACCGACACGCGTTATCGTGAACTCGTTCGTATTGATGAAGGCGTCGATGATGTTTTGGAAGGTGTTGATCTGACCGATGGCCGCACGCGCGTCGTCGCCGATCTTATGTCCCGTCTCGATGCGGTCGACGCTGCGCTCGGTGAAGCAGGCGATGATCGTTTGAAGAACAAGTCAGAAGCGATCCGCGCACGCTTGTCTGTCGCGCTCGGTATTCCGGATATCACCGTCCCGGTTGAGCCAGAGGACAAGCCGGAAATCCGCATCAATGAACCAACGCTCCGCAATCCGGTTATCAAACCTCCAACAAACCAGCCAACGACTCAAACCGGCCGTGTCTATCAGAGTCTGACCTTGCTCGCCTCACCATCCGCGCCGATCAGTGGGCAACCGGTCACCCTTAAACTCTTTGGCATCAAGTCCGATGGTCGGGCAGATGAGCTAACCTCCAAAGCTTCCTTCTCACTCGCACGATCAAGTGACGGATCTTTGCAGGGCAATGTCCTTACGCCAGTCTTCATCGGAACAATTACAATCAATGCTTCCTTTAGCGACACGGTCGGTTCACGCACGGTGTCTGCGAATATTGTTCACTCCGCAGCCAAGCTCACAGGCCTTCAGTCGATTGAAATCCGCTTTACCGGTCCGACCACCGTCACCTGTAGCGCAAGCCTTCCGTACAAGGTCTTCGCGATCTACGGCGACAAGACCAGCAAAGACGTCTCGATCTCTTCGACAGTTACCGTCAGCGATTCCAAGCTTCTGTTTCCAGGCGACGGAAAAATCTTGACCTTCTGCTCCGGCCAACAAGCTTCCGGCTCGGTAACGGCTCGTTACACGGAGCAGGGTGTAACCAAAACAAGCTCGGCAACAATCACGGTAACGCCAGATGCATCAACCCCTTCTGCGCCCGGCAGTCGCTATCCATACCGCATCTACTAA
- a CDS encoding YibE/F family protein, with product MIRSLMNRYTLLIVALLLIPQFAFAQATSTSSTLEAVTSTAPVDNGSSNGTDGSGAPENSVSDREGQYERAVVESVSVGSSSIPGGAEQIKLFRVRFLSGPMINQIREIHSDVGSNPYNLDPHAGDKVVIFMQPAETGWSLYIEGFDRRGAMLWLIGLFVLTLVLLSGWQGVKVALGIALSIAMIGYILIPLYLRGVNAVPLAIVLAGLFTLISSGLTIGWNRKTVVISVGTMGGALVAYLISLIFVDATRLSGLSTEDDRLFFNKNPLLDPRGLLFAGIIIAAVGVLEDVAVSIASGVSEVRRANPKIGFKDLFTAGMVIGRDHMGALANTLVFAYVGASLSTLLLYEQFGGSWLKFINFDSVTDEVVRSLAGTIGLVFTVPITALLAAWATVRMPPESKSHRH from the coding sequence ATGATCCGATCTCTCATGAACCGCTACACGCTACTCATCGTGGCTTTGTTGTTGATCCCGCAATTCGCTTTTGCGCAAGCAACCTCAACGAGCTCTACTTTGGAAGCCGTCACTTCCACGGCTCCCGTAGACAACGGCTCTTCCAACGGCACCGATGGCTCCGGTGCTCCGGAAAACAGTGTAAGCGATCGCGAGGGTCAATATGAGCGCGCGGTGGTTGAGTCGGTTTCGGTCGGTTCAAGCTCCATCCCAGGAGGTGCAGAGCAGATCAAGCTTTTCCGTGTCCGTTTCCTCTCCGGTCCGATGATCAACCAGATTCGAGAAATCCATTCTGATGTCGGTTCAAATCCTTACAATCTCGACCCACATGCAGGAGACAAGGTTGTGATCTTTATGCAGCCAGCTGAAACAGGTTGGAGTCTGTACATCGAAGGTTTTGATCGACGCGGCGCCATGCTTTGGCTGATCGGACTATTCGTCCTCACATTGGTACTGCTCTCTGGTTGGCAGGGCGTAAAGGTGGCACTCGGTATCGCGCTCTCGATTGCGATGATTGGCTACATTCTCATTCCGCTCTATTTACGCGGAGTCAATGCCGTACCGCTCGCGATTGTCCTCGCCGGTCTTTTCACTTTGATTTCAAGCGGACTAACCATCGGCTGGAATCGTAAAACCGTCGTCATTTCTGTTGGTACGATGGGCGGCGCACTCGTCGCATATTTGATCTCGCTGATCTTTGTCGATGCAACCCGTCTCTCCGGACTTTCCACGGAAGATGATCGTCTATTCTTCAATAAAAATCCCTTACTCGATCCGCGCGGTCTCTTGTTTGCCGGAATCATTATCGCGGCAGTTGGTGTTTTGGAAGATGTTGCCGTTTCCATCGCTTCCGGAGTTTCCGAGGTGCGTCGCGCTAATCCAAAAATAGGTTTCAAGGATTTGTTCACCGCTGGCATGGTCATCGGACGCGACCACATGGGAGCGCTCGCCAACACGCTTGTGTTTGCTTATGTCGGTGCCTCGCTTTCAACGCTGCTTCTCTACGAACAGTTTGGCGGTTCCTGGCTCAAATTCATCAACTTTGATTCCGTCACCGATGAAGTTGTTCGTTCGCTCGCCGGCACCATTGGCCTCGTGTTCACCGTTCCGATCACCGCTCTCCTCGCCGCCTGGGCGACGGTCCGCATGCCGCCAGAAAGCAAGAGTCATCGCCACTAA
- a CDS encoding TM0106 family RecB-like putative nuclease codes for MERSAPLTGSDFYRFFQCPHWPYWERFGDKADRRPLTKEEEKRLADGLAHEREIIASQYGTPDDLSVIKNMEEGSARTLELMRAGVPIIYQGWLVDGDWSGRPDLLERQPGKSLLGDYFYVPVDVKRAHELKKEHMCQLSFYATLLERVQGHFPSHPAIINGDGERLAFNASAFQSEFATIVEQLERIRSGEMPAPVYRKSCNDTSPWGAACLRLAESRRDIALLFNVDVKKLKALRSLGVLTIDDAAILDIDSLEGRFPGLTRNALEAVRRQAESLVHGSVMIRKPFLDPTMGLEIHFDIESYPPLDRDYLFGFWLGKEYKAFVAERPEDEGQMWKDFLKWTSTLPERYTVYHYANHEVARLSVLAKRYGDLENQDLERFRNSMVDLKEIAREHIVFPLHFYSLKAIAKFLGFAWEGDVKGGAASVLAYEQWMESGDRSILDAIIQYNREDVQATAHVLSWMRRFAKDIQRFTKPFPWFQ; via the coding sequence ATGGAACGATCTGCCCCGCTCACCGGAAGCGATTTCTACCGCTTTTTCCAATGCCCGCATTGGCCGTATTGGGAGCGTTTTGGCGATAAAGCCGATCGACGCCCGCTCACCAAAGAAGAGGAAAAGCGCCTCGCCGACGGTTTGGCTCACGAGCGCGAGATTATCGCGAGCCAATACGGTACGCCGGATGATCTGAGCGTCATCAAAAACATGGAAGAAGGCTCGGCCCGTACGCTCGAGCTCATGCGTGCCGGAGTCCCCATCATCTATCAAGGCTGGCTCGTCGATGGCGACTGGAGCGGCCGACCTGATTTGCTTGAGCGTCAACCAGGCAAAAGTCTGCTCGGTGATTATTTTTATGTTCCGGTTGATGTGAAGCGCGCGCATGAACTCAAAAAAGAGCACATGTGTCAGCTTTCGTTTTACGCGACCTTGCTCGAGCGCGTACAAGGCCACTTCCCATCCCACCCGGCCATCATCAACGGCGATGGGGAGCGCCTCGCTTTCAACGCTTCAGCATTCCAGAGTGAATTTGCAACGATCGTCGAGCAGCTTGAGCGCATCCGCTCCGGAGAAATGCCGGCCCCCGTCTATCGCAAAAGCTGTAATGATACATCGCCTTGGGGTGCAGCTTGTTTGCGCTTGGCCGAGTCCCGTCGTGATATCGCCCTGCTCTTCAATGTCGATGTAAAAAAATTGAAAGCACTCCGCTCGCTCGGCGTACTCACCATCGACGATGCCGCCATTCTCGATATCGACAGTTTGGAAGGACGTTTCCCTGGGCTCACGAGAAATGCGCTCGAGGCTGTCCGCCGCCAAGCCGAATCCTTGGTTCATGGCTCCGTGATGATCCGGAAACCATTCCTCGATCCGACCATGGGCCTGGAAATCCATTTTGATATTGAAAGCTATCCGCCGCTTGATCGCGATTATCTTTTTGGTTTCTGGCTCGGAAAAGAATACAAAGCATTTGTTGCAGAAAGACCGGAAGACGAGGGGCAAATGTGGAAAGACTTTCTTAAATGGACTTCAACCTTGCCCGAGCGCTACACCGTCTACCATTACGCCAACCATGAAGTCGCGCGTCTCTCGGTTCTGGCTAAGCGCTATGGCGATCTCGAGAATCAGGATCTTGAACGCTTCCGTAACTCGATGGTCGATTTGAAAGAAATCGCACGCGAACATATTGTATTTCCGCTCCATTTTTACAGCTTGAAAGCGATCGCTAAATTCCTCGGCTTTGCTTGGGAAGGCGATGTGAAAGGGGGAGCAGCATCCGTTCTTGCTTATGAACAATGGATGGAAAGCGGTGACCGCTCCATCCTCGATGCGATTATCCAGTACAATCGAGAAGACGTGCAGGCAACAGCCCATGTCCTTTCCTGGATGCGCCGCTTTGCCAAAGACATCCAGCGCTTCACCAAACCATTTCCTTGGTTCCAATAA
- a CDS encoding fused MFS/spermidine synthase, which produces MKSLRLPPVWILNGLASFCLMLIQVLFGRALAPYLGTSVFTWTSVIGATLIGLTFGQAAGGYLADRKSGRRALAQTFLLSGTAALAANFALSFFSTRLSAYPMDLAFRSIMLALVVFGPVAFFLSMVSPQLAKLAVDDLGHTGSIIGKLSAAGAVGSLLGVGLGGYVLIAALGAQYLMSAVAIALLLIGVYIAIGENVLNYRIIGFLLVVSAGNVLLPGICKIESNYFCIRIKVDGLENTPRYTLRLDHLVHSYVSPRDPSDLGYGYEQVYARLIASRYATRDSFHAYFIGGGGFVLPRYLEAYYPNATSTVSEIDPAVIEANHRFMELSTTTTIVMASGDARRHLMRNVDEPYDLVFGDAFNDFGVPVHLTTLEFHQLLKSRMKSDGIYALNLIDDSRYGNFLAAMTLTLRQVWKHVEIAPLADTLEPGRNTIVLIASDEPIDSDRWQRARPPSFDRLEADDQAIEASAKRLDPMVVEEFLAQHKDASILTDDYAPLDRYLAPVFRDAY; this is translated from the coding sequence ATGAAATCGCTCCGTCTGCCTCCGGTTTGGATTTTGAATGGACTCGCGAGTTTTTGTTTGATGCTGATCCAGGTTTTATTCGGCCGCGCCCTCGCGCCATATCTTGGTACATCCGTTTTCACCTGGACTTCCGTCATCGGAGCAACGCTCATCGGCTTAACATTCGGTCAAGCAGCCGGTGGCTATCTCGCGGATCGCAAATCAGGCCGCCGTGCTTTGGCGCAGACATTCCTCTTGAGCGGTACGGCTGCTCTCGCAGCCAACTTTGCTCTCTCATTTTTCTCAACCCGCCTTTCCGCCTACCCGATGGACCTCGCCTTTCGTTCTATCATGCTCGCGCTTGTGGTTTTTGGTCCGGTCGCTTTCTTTCTCTCGATGGTCAGCCCCCAGCTCGCCAAGCTCGCCGTCGATGATCTCGGTCACACGGGTTCTATTATCGGTAAGCTCTCGGCTGCTGGTGCCGTCGGCAGCTTGCTCGGCGTCGGACTTGGCGGTTATGTGTTGATCGCCGCCCTCGGCGCGCAATATCTGATGTCAGCCGTCGCGATCGCACTCCTTTTGATAGGCGTATACATCGCAATAGGGGAGAACGTATTAAATTATCGCATCATCGGATTTCTGCTCGTGGTCAGTGCAGGTAATGTGCTCTTGCCCGGCATCTGCAAGATCGAGTCCAACTATTTTTGTATCCGCATCAAGGTCGATGGATTGGAAAACACGCCTCGCTACACGCTCCGCCTCGACCACTTGGTGCATTCCTATGTCTCGCCGCGTGATCCATCCGATCTCGGCTACGGGTATGAGCAGGTCTACGCACGTTTGATCGCGTCGCGCTACGCAACACGCGATTCTTTTCATGCCTACTTCATCGGCGGCGGCGGCTTTGTTCTGCCTCGCTATCTTGAAGCCTATTACCCCAACGCCACCTCCACCGTTTCCGAGATCGATCCGGCTGTCATTGAGGCTAATCATCGCTTCATGGAACTGTCGACAACGACCACCATCGTTATGGCCTCGGGCGATGCTCGTCGCCACCTCATGCGTAACGTCGATGAACCCTACGACCTCGTCTTCGGCGATGCTTTCAATGATTTCGGAGTCCCTGTTCACCTCACGACGCTCGAATTCCATCAGCTGCTCAAGTCACGCATGAAATCCGACGGCATCTACGCCCTCAACTTGATCGACGATAGCCGCTACGGCAATTTTCTTGCAGCGATGACGCTCACGCTACGCCAAGTCTGGAAGCATGTAGAAATCGCACCGCTCGCCGATACGCTTGAACCAGGTCGCAACACCATCGTTCTCATTGCTTCCGATGAACCGATCGATTCCGATCGCTGGCAGCGTGCTCGCCCTCCCTCCTTTGATCGCCTTGAAGCCGATGATCAAGCGATTGAAGCTTCCGCCAAACGTCTCGATCCAATGGTGGTAGAGGAGTTCCTCGCGCAGCACAAAGATGCTTCCATTCTTACTGATGACTATGCCCCGCTCGACCGTTACCTCGCCCCCGTCTTCCGAGACGCCTACTGA
- a CDS encoding fused MFS/spermidine synthase: MATSSRFSPNSPMILGAFVFLGGFTMMAFEIMAARLVSPFLGSSLQTWTAVIAAVLLGIVAGSRLGGYLADRFHHARLLGWLLAFSGLFAALAYLIAFTIGPILSASTLPLPLLTLIFCVSVFFPPAAISASITPAAVRVGLDSLDRTGRVYGMLGAWNSAGSILGTYLTGFVFQAYFSTRQVWFLLAILLMIVGCVYLMRIRRV, encoded by the coding sequence ATGGCCACGTCCTCCCGATTTTCACCAAACTCCCCGATGATTCTCGGGGCGTTTGTATTTCTGGGAGGTTTTACGATGATGGCCTTTGAGATCATGGCCGCTCGTCTTGTCTCGCCCTTCCTCGGTTCTTCGCTACAGACTTGGACAGCTGTGATCGCTGCCGTGCTTCTCGGTATTGTTGCCGGATCCCGTCTCGGCGGATATCTGGCCGATCGTTTCCACCACGCTCGTCTCCTTGGATGGCTGCTTGCATTCAGCGGTCTATTTGCAGCCCTGGCCTACCTCATCGCTTTCACCATCGGACCGATTCTTTCCGCTTCAACGCTGCCGCTTCCGTTACTCACGCTCATCTTTTGCGTCTCCGTCTTCTTTCCTCCGGCCGCCATTTCCGCCTCGATCACTCCTGCCGCCGTCCGCGTCGGCCTCGACTCCCTTGATCGCACCGGCCGCGTCTACGGTATGCTCGGCGCTTGGAACTCGGCTGGAAGTATTCTCGGAACGTATCTGACTGGCTTTGTGTTCCAGGCGTATTTCTCGACACGCCAAGTCTGGTTCTTGCTCGCGATCCTTCTCATGATCGTCGGTTGTGTGTACTTGATGCGTATTCGCCGCGTATGA
- the rpmG gene encoding 50S ribosomal protein L33, whose translation MSQDNLIKLECTQCRKVNYHSSKNKKTIKARLEIAKFCKTCKGRSPHKETK comes from the coding sequence ATGTCTCAAGACAACCTCATTAAACTCGAGTGCACCCAGTGCCGTAAGGTCAACTACCACTCGAGCAAGAACAAAAAGACGATCAAGGCCCGCCTTGAGATCGCCAAATTTTGTAAAACCTGCAAAGGACGTTCTCCGCACAAGGAGACCAAATAA
- a CDS encoding DUF4230 domain-containing protein, with the protein MQRMLWAVVGVLVALLGGILLGRFAFSPGSGMQTVVNSQAILTALRDQGFLVTQTYVFDQPVTIKKTTGSAFKDFFVGQTIEARGSMEANLGIDLAKLSESDVKVDGNKVTIRATGPNVFNTRLIGPIEVRNTQGLLKRVLEPDDGYNQALAELERAANEAATRAEITARAKTTSETELGRLVRLIARDAEVTVEWK; encoded by the coding sequence ATGCAACGCATGCTTTGGGCCGTGGTCGGTGTTCTCGTCGCCTTGTTGGGCGGCATTCTGCTTGGACGATTCGCTTTCTCTCCGGGAAGCGGGATGCAGACGGTCGTGAACAGCCAAGCGATTCTGACTGCGCTGCGCGATCAAGGATTTTTAGTCACGCAGACGTATGTATTTGATCAGCCGGTGACCATCAAGAAGACAACCGGCAGCGCTTTCAAAGATTTCTTTGTTGGGCAGACGATCGAGGCGCGCGGGAGCATGGAGGCAAATCTTGGAATCGACCTTGCAAAACTTTCCGAGAGCGATGTGAAAGTCGATGGAAACAAGGTGACGATTCGAGCGACGGGACCGAATGTGTTTAATACGCGTTTGATCGGACCGATTGAAGTCAGAAATACGCAGGGACTTTTGAAACGTGTGCTGGAACCGGATGATGGATATAATCAGGCGCTCGCGGAGCTCGAGCGGGCCGCGAATGAGGCGGCGACGAGAGCAGAGATTACGGCGAGAGCTAAAACGACGTCGGAAACGGAGCTTGGGAGACTGGTGAGATTGATTGCGAGGGATGCGGAAGTGACCGTTGAATGGAAATAA
- a CDS encoding AAA family ATPase: MPDFSLSSDQAQALERLLAWIKKPVGPAITLGGYAGTGKTTVAAALRAILANKNAGHTIAFCAFTGKASQVLRNTLELHGAIREGDTCGTIHSLLYSPMVDKKGNITGWQRTKEVEADLIVVDEASMVNQRLWLDLLGTGRPVIAIGDHGQLPPIEGSFNLMEKPDMTLERVHRQAEGNPIIQLAHEVRYTGKIDAGSYGKGVHKYSWAKDEPSDMQTVIDELMDEASDDRLLLCGRNKTRIELNRTIRRKLGRESDEPEAGDRVVCLKNDYNQSEPIYNGMTGYVESCEPDGAHWYQMSIDFAEDGRRFDGRVSKHGFMSEKGAETVEGLGPKEIGARFDFGYALTVHKAQGSQAKRVVLFEERFQKMDDEQWKRWLYTAITRAREELIVIGND; this comes from the coding sequence ATGCCGGACTTTTCCTTATCTTCTGACCAAGCCCAGGCCCTGGAGCGATTACTTGCTTGGATCAAAAAACCCGTAGGTCCTGCCATCACGCTTGGAGGCTATGCCGGAACCGGTAAAACGACCGTGGCGGCCGCTTTGCGTGCCATCTTAGCCAATAAGAATGCCGGCCATACAATCGCGTTTTGCGCCTTTACGGGCAAGGCAAGCCAGGTACTGCGAAACACCTTGGAATTACATGGAGCGATCCGCGAGGGTGATACCTGCGGCACGATTCACTCGCTCCTCTACTCTCCCATGGTCGATAAGAAAGGGAATATTACAGGCTGGCAGCGGACCAAAGAAGTCGAGGCGGATTTGATCGTGGTGGATGAGGCATCGATGGTGAATCAACGCTTGTGGCTCGATCTCCTTGGGACGGGCCGTCCTGTCATCGCTATTGGCGATCATGGACAGCTACCGCCGATTGAAGGGAGTTTTAATTTGATGGAAAAGCCGGACATGACGCTTGAGCGCGTGCATCGACAGGCGGAGGGAAATCCGATCATTCAGCTCGCACATGAAGTGAGATACACGGGAAAAATTGATGCGGGATCGTATGGAAAAGGCGTGCATAAATACTCGTGGGCCAAGGATGAGCCTTCCGATATGCAGACCGTGATCGACGAGCTGATGGATGAGGCGTCGGATGATCGACTTTTGCTCTGCGGCCGCAACAAAACACGCATCGAATTGAATCGAACCATTCGGCGAAAGCTGGGGCGCGAGTCGGATGAGCCGGAAGCTGGCGACCGCGTCGTGTGCTTGAAGAATGATTACAATCAAAGCGAGCCGATCTACAACGGCATGACTGGCTACGTGGAATCGTGCGAACCGGATGGCGCACACTGGTATCAAATGAGCATCGACTTTGCAGAAGATGGCCGACGTTTTGATGGACGCGTATCAAAACACGGATTTATGTCGGAGAAAGGCGCGGAAACGGTGGAGGGATTGGGTCCGAAAGAAATCGGAGCGCGTTTTGATTTTGGTTATGCACTTACGGTGCACAAAGCGCAGGGCTCGCAGGCCAAGCGCGTTGTGCTTTTTGAAGAACGCTTCCAGAAAATGGATGATGAACAATGGAAGCGCTGGCTGTATACGGCGATTACGCGAGCGCGCGAGGAATTGATCGTGATTGGGAACGACTAG